The Psychroflexus sp. ALD_RP9 region AATTTGAAACCAAAGACATTTTAGAATTTGATATAGACTTAAATAAACTAGATTTTAAGGGCAGAATTTTACAATTGTTACATGCAATTTACCAGCTGAAATCGCCTTTGTTAAGTGCTAATCAGGCCTTTCAAGTTAAGACTCAACTTGAGTTTCCTAAAGATTGGGGATTAGGTTCATCTTCTACTTTAGTTGCTAATTTAGCCGAGTGCTTTCAGGTCAATGCTTACGAATTGTTAGAGCTTAGCTTTGGTGGTAGCGGTTATGATTTGGCTTGTGCTAAGGCTAAACAAGCTCTTATTTATGAACGCCAAGGCTTTACGCCTAAAATTAGCTACACAGCATTAAGCCCAAAGTTAACATCGCATGTTTATTTTGTCTATCGTAATCAAAAACAAAACAGCAGAGAAGCTATACAATACTATCGACAAACGCCAAAACCTAACTTAAATACTGCTATTAAGCAGCTCAATCTAATTACAAAAGACTTAACTTCAACCGATGATCTTAATCAAGCTGAAGATTTGTTATTAAAGCATGAAGCCATCATAGGCAAGCTGATTAATCAAATTCCGGTTCAGCAAAAATTATTTTCAGATTACAGCTCGGGAATTGTAAAAAGCCTTGGTGCTTGGGGTGGCGATTTTATGTTAGTAACAGCAAAGCAACCTCAAGATTTAGATTATTTTAGAGATAAAGGCTACTCAATTATCAAAACCTATTCTAGCTTTGTTTTGTAAATGTATTTTATAAATTCAATCTCAAACCCTTTATAGTTAAACGCTGTTTTTTAATCGGTCTTTTAAAGCTCAATTAAACGAATAATCAAACACATAGACGTACGAGTTACTGATAACTGCTAACCAAAAAACAGCTATAAGCTGTAAGCCTTAAGCAATAAGCAAAAAATACCTAGAGACTAGAACTAACAAAACGGCTCACTAATCACAACTCACCATTCACGATTCACGAATCACGAACCACAGAAAATTGCCAACCGCTAACTATAAACCGGTTCTCGATACACTTTTTCTTTCCACAAGGTTTCAAGAAAAACCACTCGAACTGACAGTAGATAACAGATAACCGACAACTGTCTATAGCCTATTGCTTAAAGCCTAGAGCTGATAAAACGATTCACTAATCACGATTCACTGACAACTGATAACAGCTATAAGCTGTAAGCAAAGAATGCATAGAGCCAACTAAGCAATTCACGAATATAGTAAAACTGCTTACCAATTACTGAGAAGAAATAAAAAAAGCCATCTTAAAAGACAGCTTTTTTTAGTGATCAGAGTTTTCTTAGTAAAATAAAGTCCTTTTATCTTCAATCTCCGTCCCTTCTTTTAGGGCTTTATAAACAGGATTAAGTTTTGGGTTGGTATAACTTCTTGAAGTTGGTTGTACTTTCTGGTCAAAAGTCTGAATACGGCGTTTAGTTTCTTGTGTGGCCATACCGACATAAGAAGGTAGTTCAGCTGCAGGTTGTGTACCGGTTAGTTTAATAAAATAAACTCCTTTTTCACCTTGAATTGGTTGACTTACTTCATTTTCTGAAAGTGCAAAAGCTGCTCCAACCACTTTCGGCTCACTACCACTACCTGGTAAAACAGGGCTGCTCATATTAACCGCAGATGCTTTTTGAACTGAAACTTCAAATTTGCTTGCAACAGCGTTTAAATCCTTAGTTTGAATTTGAGCTATAAGTTCTTCAGCTTGTTTTTGCTTTTTTAAGATTGGTGTTACAGTTGCTGAAGCTTCTTCAACACTTTGAACACCTTCATTAGTAGCGTTTACTAATTCTGCCACAACATATCCATTTGAAATGTCAAAACGTTTAACTGAACCCACTTTGGCTTCATCTGAAAAAGCCCATTTAACGATAGAACGCTGTTGACCTAAACCGGAAATGGTTTCGTCAAGCGCTTTCATATTATTAACGGGTTTTACCTTTAGGTTTTCTGCTTTAGCGGCTTCTTCTAAAGAGGTATCTTCAGCTGCTAACTCAAAGTTAGAGGCTTTTCTATATAGATTGTTTAAAGTTAACTCAGATGGGTTTACTGTTTTTACAATCGTTGCTAGTTTAACTGCTGGTTTAGGCTCGGTTTTATCTTCTACAAAAACCACGTGGTAGCCAAATTCAGTTTCAACAACGCCTTTATGATTTGGTTGCTGATCGAAAACATAATCATTAAAATCTTCTACTAATCGGCCGTAAGTTACCCAATTTAAATCTCCACCATTTCCTGCACTTTGACGATCTGCTGAAAATTTCTCAGCTAAATCTCCAAATTGCTCAATATCATTAGAAATTAATGTTTGTAAGCTATCGGCTAAAGCTTTGGCTTCATCTTGTGTTCTCGTCACTTGAGGATCAACTCCTGTACCTTCATAAGTGACTAAGATATGCTTTAATTTAATAGAATCTGGTAAGTTAGTTTGCTCTAACATTTTAATTAAACGAAACTGTTGGCCTGATTTAATAGGCTCTAAAACTTCACCTTCAGTTAAGGCTAATATCTCGTCTTTATTTTCTTTTAAGTTATAGTTGAAGGTATAAACATCAGCAAATGGAACATCTGAATTACGATTCACAAAACCCTCGACATCATCAGTGGTTTTAAAACCTTTTATAACTTGGTTGCTATCTGAAACCTGATCGTATTCTTCACGGTCAGTTAGTAATTCTTTTAAGTCGTCTTCAACTGCTGTAAAGTCTTCAGCTGAAGGCTCTTCTTTAAAATGTACTAATTTAATATCACGTTCAGCTTCTTGTTTAAACTGCGTTTTATTCTGATTGATATAAGCTTTAATGTCGGCTTTAGAAACTTCAACATCAGTAGCCTTAGTATAAGGAATTTTTACAAAGTCGATATTAAGTCTATCGTTTTGTTGTTTGTAAGCTTGTTTAGCTTCTAGTTTTGTAGCACCGATACCTGCTTTAATCATATCATAATATAATTCAGACTTAGCAATGGTTTCTATACTTTCTTCAAAGTCTAACCATTGTTGGTATTGTTGAGGTGAAGTTAATTTGATTTCAGCAACGTATTGTTTCATTTTAGCCTCATCAAAAAAACCAGCTTCATTTGAGAATTGTGGATTTCCAGCTAAACGTTCGGCCATCACATTTATAATTTGGTCTTGACCAACTTGTAAACCTAAGCTTTCGAACTCTTGGTCTAAAAGCATTTGGTACACTTTAGAGTCCCAAACCTGATTGACAGCTTGAATTGTTGAAACACGGCCTTGTGATTGTTGTACTCTATTTTCAACAATTTGAACAAATTCTTCTCTTGAGATTTCTTCGTCTCCAACGACTCCTATATTACTTAAGGATTTGTTTGAAGTGAAACCACCTTGCTTGATTAAATCTGCTAAAACAAATGAGAATAAAGCTAAAGCTATGATTACAATTAAAAAGACGGTACGTTGTCTAATCTTATTTAAAATCGCCATTGTTAGTTATTTATAATATAGTTGGCGAAAATAAAACAATTAACCAATAAATAAAACATTAAGGCTTTGAAAGTTTTTTTAATAGCGCTGATGTTTATCCGTGAGTCGTGAATGGTGTAGTTGGCTTTAAGCTTTAGGCAATAGGCCTTTTCTGCTTATTAGTGTAATGGTGTAGTGGTATAATGGTAGATGTCGGTTTTCAGTGAATGGTGAATGGTGAATAGTGAATGGTGAATAGTGAATGGTGATTCGTGGTTGTGAATGGTGAATAGTGAATGGTGAATGGTTGATTAGTTGACTATTTGACTGGGCTTGGAGTTAACTAATAGCTGTTATCAGTTGTCTGTTGTCAGTGATTCGTGATTTGTGAGTCGTGATTTGTGAATCGTGAATCGTGAGTCGTTTTTTGGCTTTAGGCTTTAGACTGTAGCTTTATCACTTTAAAGGTTCTCAGTACTGGGATTTCACTGATTGTTGGTGAAATCGAATTTAAATTAATCTTTTTAAACTTTATTTCTATTCATTTTGTCTTGACACAATCCCGAAATTTCGGGAGAACCAAATCCCGAAGCATCGGGATTAGACTAATTTAAGGAAATTTTTGCGGCGCTAGGCTCTGCAAAACCATTGCTGGTATTTTTGCTGCATGCTTATCACTGCGTGATGCACTTCCGCAAATACCACAATTATTTCTGGAAATTAGTCGAATTTGACTATTTGTGTAATGATGTAGTGGTATAATATTGAATCGTGAGTCGTTTTTTTGGCTTTAGACTGTAGGCTGTAGGTGCTTTTCGCTTATGGCTGTTTTGTGTAGTGTTGTAGTGACGTAATAGTATTCTAATAAAAAAAGCCTTCAACTTTTTGTTGAAGGCTTTTTACATATAATTAAGATTTTTTATTATTTGATTTCGAAAATTACTCGTCTTACAAGTTGTCTTGCATCTTTAGAAGACTTATTAACCGAGTTGTCAATTCCTCCACCTTGATATGATAAGCGCGATTTTTCTATTCCCGAAGCGACTAAGATGTCATAAACGCGTTTCGCACGATTTTCAGATAAAGTTTTATTGAATTCAGCATTTCCGATTTCATCAGCATAACCTGTTAGGCTTGCTGTTGCTGTATTGTTGGCTCTCAAGTAAAGTAAAATTTTGTTGATTGCATCGTATGAATAAGTTTCTGGCTTAGTGCTTCCAAACTCAAAATACACACTTATAGCACCATCATTAGCCATTGCTTTAACGCTCTCAAGACCAGCTTTTGCGATAGCTGACTCTGCTTCATTTTTAGACATGAATCGTTTTTCAAGCGACTTTTCTAACTCATCAGGCACACCGTTTTGATTTTTATCAACGGCTTGACCTTTTGTATTAACGGCTACACCATTAACCGTATTAGGTTCTAAGTCAAGATAATTTGGCACACCGTCACGGTCGTCATCTTGAAGCTCTGATTCTAATTTAGCTAAACGGTTTTCTACAGAGTTAACTTGTTCTTCGAACTGATCTGTTTTACTAATATTTACCCAATCAGCATGTTGATCATTACTACCTAAGTAAATCGATAAACCAGCTGTTGCATTAACAATCATCCCATCGAAATCACGTGAAACAGTTCTTGCTTGACCGTCAATAGTGTAGTCTTGTTTAAAGTTACCTATTGTTGTTAGATCGACATAAAAAGCGAACCGATCTGATAATTTGATTTGTGGCGTAATACCAAACATGAAATTTACTGTAGCTTCGTTATCGACAAGACTAGACTCTGGATAAGTGAAAAAACTTACACCTGCACCACCATGACCTAACACATTAAAACGTTGAGTAAAGCTTTGGAAGTTTAAAATTGAGCCAAAATTTAATACGGCTTGCGCATTGATTCTTGCATAATCTGTTGAAAAGTCAAACGGTGACTCATCATCGGCAGATATTTCGCCGAAACCACCATCAAGTTTAAGTCCGAACTTATCATTAAACATGTACCTTACACCTAAGTCAATCATGAAATCTGAAAACATTCCAGCTTCAATTGAAGGGTCAGAAAATGGATTTGAAGCCTTGCTCACGCCACCACCAAAATCAAGCGACCACTTATTGTAATTTACTTCAGAAGATTTCTGCTCAGAAGATTGGTCTGTTTGCGCAAATGACTGAAATACAGTAAAAATCATCACAGCCAATAATAGAGTTGTTTTTTTCATGGTTAAGTTTTTTGTTTCAATTAGCAAATATAGTTAATATTCAATTACTTAAAAGATTTTAGTTTCTTTTTTACGATTTGTTAATCCTATTGACTTGATTTAAGTGGAATTTTAAGGTTTTTTGTTATCAGTAACCATTGAATCGTGAGTCGTGAGTCGTGAATCGTGAGTCGTGAGTCGTGAGTCGTGAATCGTGAATCGTGAATGGTGAGTCGTGATGCGTGTAATAGTGTAATCGTATAATGGTGTAGTAGTAGTAGTAAAATCGGTTGTCGGTTGTCGGTTGTCGGTGAATCATGAGTCGTGATTCGTGAGTCGTGCTTTGTGAAATGCTTGTTAGTGTTCTTGGCTTCGAGCGAACATAAATATATCTTTTTTTAATTTGTGAACGTTGGGTGAAAAGGTTCATGACCTTTTAAAAAGAAAGCATATGAGCTTAGAAAAGATTTTGAATAAAAACCACTCCAGTAGACTGAAGTGGTTTCATTTGATCACATCAATTCAACCTGGGTTAAATTATTTCTATGATTTGAAGGGCATTAAACGCACCATTTAACAAAGGGTATTGTTCCCCATTAAATTCCTGAAAATAAGCTACCTTCATGAAATAATAGGTTTCTCCTGCTGCCGATGGTGTACTACTAAAATTAAGGTTAATAGTTGAGGCGGTGCTGTCTATCATTAAATTTTCGACATTACTTATTGCCACTTCACCTTGACCTGTTGCAAAATCAAAATTCATTATTGCCGCACTTAATTCGACATGGGTAGCACCCTGAGGAATACCCAAATTAAGTTGAGGTATAAAATCATTAATGATAATTTCATTGGTCGCTGTGTCAAGGTTATAATTAGATTTTAGCACTGCATCTAATGTTGCTTTTTTATTGAAGTCGAAAAACTTCAAAGCTTCTTTCCCTTCTGGACTTGCAATTCCTACACTTACTTTTCGTTGACCGCGACTTGAGGTTAAATCGTATTTTTTTACCTGATTAAGTCGACTAGTTAGCCTGTAAATTTTGGAACGATCGGGCACATCAGCTAATAAATTAGCAATTGCTCTTCTATACATTTTACCGCTTTTTGCGATATGCCCAAATTCTTGTCCATTTTCACGTGTTCTTATAAAAGCCGGATCGTTTTCTATTCGACTTTTTGATACTCCGCTTTTGGTCTTGACCAAGTATTCGCCATCTTGGTTCTTATAGAAGGTCATCCCATCCAGGGTTCCTTCAATTTTTAATAACGACTTTAGTTTTGCCATCTCTTTAAATTTTAAGCCTATTATTTCAAGGCATGTTAATAATTGAATTAGAATCTTAAGAGTCTTACCTTGCGCGCAAAAACTTCAACTTATTGTCGACTTTCAAATTTTAAAGTTTCTGTTTTTTTTAAATCCGGTACACTTTCTTAAGTATTACTATGGCAAATTTAAGGCGGCTATTTATTTGATTATGCGCAGTTTAGTGTATCCTCATAGATTTTGATAAAATTAGTGGTTTTAATAATTTTTGACGCTTAATGCGTTTTTTGACGCTTTTTGCACCTGAGTACGTTCCTTGAATTAATACTTGAGCTATACTTAAGCTATACTTAAGCTCTGGGTGAGGTATGGTAGAAAATGGTTGGCTGTTGTCGGTTGTCAGTTTTCTGTTATCGGTTGTCAGTGATTCGTGAGTCGTGATGCGTGATGCGTGATGCGTGATGCGTGTAATAGTATCCCGTGATTTGTGAATAGTGAATCGTGACTGGTGTGAAGAGGTGTTGTCTGTTTGCAGTTTTCTGTGAATCGTGATGCGTGTAATTGCGTGTAATAGTGTAATCGTATAATGGTGCAGTAGTAAAATCGGTTGTCGGTTGTCGGTTGTCCGTTGTCAGTTTTCTGTTATCGGTTGTCAGTGATTCGTGAGTCGTGAATGGTGAATCGTGAGTTGTTTTGTTGGCTTTAGGCTTTAAGCTCTAGGCTTTAGGCGCTATTTTCCTATTAGTGTAATGGTATAGTGGTTTAGTAGTAAAATCGGTTGTCGGTTGTCGGTTGTCTGTTTTCTGTTATCTGTTGTCAGTTCGAGTGGTTTTTCTTGAAGCCTTGTGGAAAGAAAAAGTGTATCGAGAACCTGTTTTCTGTTAGTGGTTGGCAGTTTACAGTGAATTGTGAATGGTGAGTCGTTATTCGTGCTTCATGAAATGCTTGTTAGTGTTCTTGGTTTCGAAAGTATTTAAACATCATTTTTTGAGTTGTGGTTGGTTCTTGTAAATTTCGGTTCTATTTTTCTGATTTAAAGGTACTTAAC contains the following coding sequences:
- a CDS encoding peptidylprolyl isomerase encodes the protein MAILNKIRQRTVFLIVIIALALFSFVLADLIKQGGFTSNKSLSNIGVVGDEEISREEFVQIVENRVQQSQGRVSTIQAVNQVWDSKVYQMLLDQEFESLGLQVGQDQIINVMAERLAGNPQFSNEAGFFDEAKMKQYVAEIKLTSPQQYQQWLDFEESIETIAKSELYYDMIKAGIGATKLEAKQAYKQQNDRLNIDFVKIPYTKATDVEVSKADIKAYINQNKTQFKQEAERDIKLVHFKEEPSAEDFTAVEDDLKELLTDREEYDQVSDSNQVIKGFKTTDDVEGFVNRNSDVPFADVYTFNYNLKENKDEILALTEGEVLEPIKSGQQFRLIKMLEQTNLPDSIKLKHILVTYEGTGVDPQVTRTQDEAKALADSLQTLISNDIEQFGDLAEKFSADRQSAGNGGDLNWVTYGRLVEDFNDYVFDQQPNHKGVVETEFGYHVVFVEDKTEPKPAVKLATIVKTVNPSELTLNNLYRKASNFELAAEDTSLEEAAKAENLKVKPVNNMKALDETISGLGQQRSIVKWAFSDEAKVGSVKRFDISNGYVVAELVNATNEGVQSVEEASATVTPILKKQKQAEELIAQIQTKDLNAVASKFEVSVQKASAVNMSSPVLPGSGSEPKVVGAAFALSENEVSQPIQGEKGVYFIKLTGTQPAAELPSYVGMATQETKRRIQTFDQKVQPTSRSYTNPKLNPVYKALKEGTEIEDKRTLFY
- a CDS encoding OmpA family protein, with the protein product MKKTTLLLAVMIFTVFQSFAQTDQSSEQKSSEVNYNKWSLDFGGGVSKASNPFSDPSIEAGMFSDFMIDLGVRYMFNDKFGLKLDGGFGEISADDESPFDFSTDYARINAQAVLNFGSILNFQSFTQRFNVLGHGGAGVSFFTYPESSLVDNEATVNFMFGITPQIKLSDRFAFYVDLTTIGNFKQDYTIDGQARTVSRDFDGMIVNATAGLSIYLGSNDQHADWVNISKTDQFEEQVNSVENRLAKLESELQDDDRDGVPNYLDLEPNTVNGVAVNTKGQAVDKNQNGVPDELEKSLEKRFMSKNEAESAIAKAGLESVKAMANDGAISVYFEFGSTKPETYSYDAINKILLYLRANNTATASLTGYADEIGNAEFNKTLSENRAKRVYDILVASGIEKSRLSYQGGGIDNSVNKSSKDARQLVRRVIFEIK
- a CDS encoding GYDIA family GHMP kinase translates to MHQKAYSHGKLLITGEYAILDGAWGLALPTKLGQSLSLHPIEGKSWQWNSYLHNKKLWQQIEFETKDILEFDIDLNKLDFKGRILQLLHAIYQLKSPLLSANQAFQVKTQLEFPKDWGLGSSSTLVANLAECFQVNAYELLELSFGGSGYDLACAKAKQALIYERQGFTPKISYTALSPKLTSHVYFVYRNQKQNSREAIQYYRQTPKPNLNTAIKQLNLITKDLTSTDDLNQAEDLLLKHEAIIGKLINQIPVQQKLFSDYSSGIVKSLGAWGGDFMLVTAKQPQDLDYFRDKGYSIIKTYSSFVL